Sequence from the Malaciobacter pacificus genome:
TTCATAACCTCACCCATAGTTCCACTAATCATTAAAATTGGTAAGAATGAGAATAAAGTAGTAAGTGAAGCAATTGTAACAGGTTGAACCATCTCCTTTGCACCCATTAGTGCAGCCTCTTTAGGAGGATACCCCTCTTCTATATGTTGTTGAATATTTTCACTAACTACAATTGCATCATCAACTACAATACCAATTGCTATTAAAACTCCAACTAATGAAATCATATTAATTGTATATCCAGATAAGTACATATAAACAGCTGCAATTACAAAAGAAGTTGGAATACCAACTGCAATAATTAAAGACATTCTTCCATTAATTAAAATTGCTACTAAAATAGTAATCATTATAATTCCAAATAGAATATTTGAAGTTACGATATTTAATCTATCTACAATTCTCTCAGAGTTATCATCAGATATCTCTATATTTATATCTGGGTTTTCTTTTGCAATTTTTGGTAGAAGTTTTTTAATTCCTTCAACTATTTTTATAGCATCTGCACTACTTGCTTGAACAACTTGAAGTGAAATAGAATTTTTCCCATTTAATGAGTACATAGTAGAAGAGTCTTCATACTTCTTACTTATCTTTGCAATATCTTTTACATATACATTTGTATTTGATATTCTAAGTAAAGTATTTCCAAAATCAACTGCATTTTTAGCCCCATTATATGTAGAAATATAGTAGTGTTTCTTTGGATCTTCAATTTTTCCTATTGGAAAAATATATGAAATAGTTGAGATTGCATCAAAAACTTGGGATTTATTTAATCCCAAAGCATCAATCTTTTTATCATCAAGTAAAACTTCAAAATATTTATCTGAATCTCCAAAAACATTAATCTCATTTATTCCACTAATATTTAAAAATTGACTTTTTATTTTATCAGCAAGTGGTTTTAAGTCATCAAGATTTAATTTTTCACTTGTAATTGCAATATCAACTAATGTTCTTGTTCTATCTAAAGTTTTAACAGTTGGTTCATCCATATCGCTTGGAAGATTTGATTTTGTTAAAGCAATAATATCTTTGATTTTATCACTTTCTTGATACTTATCAAATCCTTTTTTTAATTCTAAAACAATAGAAAAACGTCCCGGACTTATGATTGTAGTCATAGTATCAACAGAGTCTACATTTTTTAAATTATCCTCTATCTCTGTAACTGCCATTTTATCTAAGATATCAACTGAAGCACCTGTATATGAGCCTTTTATTGATATCATATCTAATTCAAAACTTGGAAAAATCTCTTTTGGTGTTTTTGTATATGACCAAATACCTATTGCAAAAATCAGTACAAATAAAGTATAGTTAACCCTAGAGTTATCTATAAAAAACTTTAATAATTTCTCAAACATTTACTACCTACTTGAACCATCAAGGTTATATTCTTTTATTATTTCAAAATCGCAATCTTCTTTTACATTTTCTGCATATACTTTGATATTTAGTAAGTTTGCTAAATCTTGGATGGATTCTACAAAGCTTTGTTTTGCTAAATCAGTTGCAATTCCATTTGTATAATCTCTTGCTAATCTTATACTATCAAGATTAATGTTTTTTAAACAATCAAGTGCAATAAACTTAGTTTCAAATCTTTTCATAATTACTTTAGCGCCACATTTATGAATTTCATCAACAAAGAATTTAAATTTTTCTATATCTTTTGCTACGGCGTATGCAGTTACAGAAAATACTAATTGATTAGAAATATCTTTATGTTTTAAAATAGTTTTTTCAAGCCAAGCAATAAATGCAGTATTATTAATAGATTCTAATGAAAGATTAATTGAAATTTCATGTTTTATATTGTTTATTAAAATATGATTTATTACTTTTGTAATTACTTTTTGATCAAACTCAATAATTTTTTCATATTTTTCTGCAATTGAAACAAAAGTACCAATAGGGATATCTTTATTTTCATCATCTTTAATTGAAGTAAATGCTTCTTGCATAAGAAGTTTAGTTGAGTCACATAATGAGTAGCAATCTCCAATATATCTCACATCAAATTTGGAATTATCAATAATATCAAATACTAAATCTTTCCATTGAGTCATTGTTCTTGATTGGCTACTCTCTTTACAGATAAATGCCTCGTTTGAACCAATTAAAGTAGCTTTTTCATAAGATTCAGTTGCACTTTGAAGTAATTCAGGTATTGTACAAAATGGTGTGATTTTAGAAGCTCCAATATGCATAATATCTTTTTTATTACAAGCATATGAAAATTTGTTTATTTGATTTTGGAGTAATTTGATAAATTTTACTATGTCTTCATCATTAAAATTCTTTGCAATAATTGCAAATTCAGATCCAAAAAATCTATAAACTTTACTCTCTTTGTTTTTATCTTCAAGTTGAGTCTCTTTTAAAATATTAGCAAATGCTTTTATGTACTCATTTATCTCTTTATTTGTATGAGATTTTGCAAAACTTGATAGTTCAAAGAGTCTGATAATTAGTACATAACCCTCAAGTTTATTTATAAATAGATCTTTCATATCTGTTTCAAAGTTTTGTTTTAAAGGAAGAGAAGTTAATTCATCTTTTGATAATTTCTTTGTTATTTTAGATAGATTTCTATTTAATTTATCAATCATATTTTCAATTTTTAGACTCATATCATTAAATGCTATTGAAACAGCTTTTATTTCAGTAGTAAAAGGTAATTCTTCAATTTGAGTGAATTTACCTTGTGCAATATTATTTGCAAGTTTTTCAAGTTTTTTTAATGGTTTTAATAAATATTGTACAAAAACAAATAATATAGCAATTGAAATAAGAAAGGCTATAAAAGAATATATAGTTGCTGTTTTTACTTGATTATAAAGTTTTGCATATGCTTCACCTGCATTAGCACTTACATAAATAACAGCTGTTTTTTGCCAGCCATCATTTATTTCACTATATTGTTCTGGAAGACTTAAGGATATTAAATTTATAAACCAACTTGGTACATAGTCAAATTTTTCATCTCTTTTTACTTGAACTAATATTTTATCTATATTTAAAATTACTGTAGAATCAACCTTTAATCCTTTTTCATTAGTTGCTCTAAAAGAAAAAGGTATTTCTCCACCATTTATATATTTTTCTGATGGAATAAAACTATAAGTACTTTCATCTATTTCACTTACAGGTTCTTCATGATAATCTGGATTTTCAAGGGCTAAAAGTTCTTGGTTCATCTCTAAATCACTAGTAATCTTTTCTATTTTACCATATTCATTAGGAGTTTTTAAATTTGAGATTTTCCAAATAGAATTGTCTAAATCATTTGAGGCAATAATTAAATCACTCTCACTAAATGTAAATAGAGAGTTTTCTAGTCTTATCTCTTTATAAAATCCACTATTAGCAATTGATTTTATTATAGTTTCGATTTCGGGGTTTGTTTTATCTTTAATAATATTCTTTAAACTCATTCCTAAAGAAGTTGCTGTATCTTGTGCTTTTGTGATTGATTCACTAACTAAATACTCTTTAGTGTTTTTAATACTTATTAAAAAATTACCTGCAAAAATCATAAAAAATATTATCGAAATGATAATATAAAGCTGTTTTGATAAAGACATTATTAATTCCTTTTTTAAAATCTACTCATAAGGTCTTTCCAAGACCTAAGATTATTACTTCCAACTTTTACAGAACCTCTATTTTTAGCTTGCCAAAGTCCTGTTGCATTAAAACTATATACTGGTTTTAAATCTGGTCTTTTTGTTGCTAATTTTAGTGTTTTGTTAATATTATCTAAAACAACAGGAGTTGCACCTGGTTTATGATAATAAGTTAATACCATATGAGCTTGTTCATACTTAGAGTTTGTGCGTTTATATGTAACATATGTGATACGCAATTTTTCATCAGGCACTCCAAGCTCTCGTAAGCTAAAATATTTTGCAATAGCATAATCTTCACAATCACCAGCTCCTGTTCCCATAAATTCAAATGGTGTAGCCCAATAATCTTTTTTCTTCCAATGGGATAAATCTGATTTATATTTAATTTTATTAAAAAAATCATTTACATTTTTTAGTTTATTTAGAATTTTTTCGTTTTTAGAAGACTCCATCATAGAA
This genomic interval carries:
- a CDS encoding EAL domain-containing protein, yielding MSLSKQLYIIISIIFFMIFAGNFLISIKNTKEYLVSESITKAQDTATSLGMSLKNIIKDKTNPEIETIIKSIANSGFYKEIRLENSLFTFSESDLIIASNDLDNSIWKISNLKTPNEYGKIEKITSDLEMNQELLALENPDYHEEPVSEIDESTYSFIPSEKYINGGEIPFSFRATNEKGLKVDSTVILNIDKILVQVKRDEKFDYVPSWFINLISLSLPEQYSEINDGWQKTAVIYVSANAGEAYAKLYNQVKTATIYSFIAFLISIAILFVFVQYLLKPLKKLEKLANNIAQGKFTQIEELPFTTEIKAVSIAFNDMSLKIENMIDKLNRNLSKITKKLSKDELTSLPLKQNFETDMKDLFINKLEGYVLIIRLFELSSFAKSHTNKEINEYIKAFANILKETQLEDKNKESKVYRFFGSEFAIIAKNFNDEDIVKFIKLLQNQINKFSYACNKKDIMHIGASKITPFCTIPELLQSATESYEKATLIGSNEAFICKESSQSRTMTQWKDLVFDIIDNSKFDVRYIGDCYSLCDSTKLLMQEAFTSIKDDENKDIPIGTFVSIAEKYEKIIEFDQKVITKVINHILINNIKHEISINLSLESINNTAFIAWLEKTILKHKDISNQLVFSVTAYAVAKDIEKFKFFVDEIHKCGAKVIMKRFETKFIALDCLKNINLDSIRLARDYTNGIATDLAKQSFVESIQDLANLLNIKVYAENVKEDCDFEIIKEYNLDGSSR
- a CDS encoding transglutaminase-like cysteine peptidase; amino-acid sequence: MNKVLLKSILIISVITIGIVASSNFTLTSEKLSKIEKKYGSSAKIRVELWDSMMESSKNEKILNKLKNVNDFFNKIKYKSDLSHWKKKDYWATPFEFMGTGAGDCEDYAIAKYFSLRELGVPDEKLRITYVTYKRTNSKYEQAHMVLTYYHKPGATPVVLDNINKTLKLATKRPDLKPVYSFNATGLWQAKNRGSVKVGSNNLRSWKDLMSRF